The DNA segment CAGCAATAGCAGGCAGATCAACAATACCGGCAGGTTTCGAGGGTGGGTTGCCAATATGAATGTTATAGGTCATGACCTTTATTTTTGCACCTGTAACCTGAACCGGTGGTTCTGGCTGTTCTACATTTGAACCTCCTTTTCCTTTGCCACAAGATAGCAGCAACAATAAAAAAAAGGCTGGTGTACAATATTTTACTGATAATATTTGTTTCATGGTACATTTAATTAACAAACAGATCAGGCACCTGTAAGTACTATACAGGTGCGCTGTTCTTAAAAAGAATTGGTTATTTCCAGCCATCTGGCTGAATGAGATTAGGGTTCAGATCCTTTTGTGGCAATGGTACCGGCCACAGGTAGTTTTTAGGTTCTACGAATTTCCGTCCTGAATTGATAATAAGGTAACCCTGTGCATCTGTGGGGATAGTAGCAATGTAGACCTGATTGTAAGCCGGCACAAGACTTTTCTTTATCCCTTTCACATCTTCTGCCAGTAAGCTGCCTTGCTTCCAGCGCAGGATATCAAAATAACGGTGTCCTTCCAGTGCCAGCTCAATCCTGCGTTCCCTTCTGATCTCGGTACGAAGGTCCATACCCCAGGCATTCAGCTCAGTGATCTTCATCTGGACCATACCAACCCTGGTTCTTAATTTATTAATGGTATCGTCCAGATCGGTCTGGGTTAAAGTACCCTGCTCCATCCTGGCTTCTGCGTAGGTCAGCAAGACCTCCGCATACCTCAGCAAATGGATGTCGTTGGCATCTTTATTATAAACACCCACTGCAGTTGGCTCTACATATTTAAGGTTGTAATAACCTGTACCGGTTACCGTTCCTTTTTTATCGGCATCCCATTTTGGCAAATTGAAAATGGCATTTGGGTTTGAATCCTGATCACCGTCATCTTTACCTTCCCAAGCCGTACCTGGACTTAGCACAGTTTGTATCATCCGGGGATCCCTGTTCTGGAAAATAGCAGCATAAGTGCTTTCGCTATATAAGGCAGATTTGTCAATCGGTTTTCCATCGCTGCATAAATAAGCATCTACAAGGGATTTGGTAATGCTAAAACGCGAAACCTGATCGGGCACCCAGCTTTCTCTGCTGAGGTTATGCTCCGATACATTGGCAAGATATGGCCTGGCCAGGATAGTTTCTTTATTGGCAGCATTGGTTATTTTACCTTTGTAAGTAAACAGTTCCTTGTAGCTTGTGCTGGTATTTCCATTTGAGTACAAGCTGTATATCCCTAAATTCATAACGGCTTTAGCGGCTGCTTCAGCCACATCCCATTTCTGAAAGAACAAGGCAACTTTTGCTTTCCATCCCAGGGCTGCGCCCCTGGTAATCCTACCCGAATCAACGGCTGTATAAGTTGGAGGAAGCGAAGGCGCTGCAGCTTCCAGTTCCTGCAAAACAAAGTTCAGTACTTCA comes from the Pedobacter heparinus DSM 2366 genome and includes:
- a CDS encoding RagB/SusD family nutrient uptake outer membrane protein, whose amino-acid sequence is MNNENTSYKNRRSFLREATFYGLSSFIAMPALASLLSGCSKDFLDRQPLDAITDVSFWETEEQLKLAVNGCYAYLKGKSETLQDSYVDLERCGDNIIYPPLSDYLSISTGVFDYNLPSINNEWVKQYAAIRRCNHFLQNYEKAKGVKPDLLSRYAAEVRFLRAHYYSFLIMLFGDVPLITKTLNIGDPEIMATQTPKAEVLNFVLQELEAAAPSLPPTYTAVDSGRITRGAALGWKAKVALFFQKWDVAEAAAKAVMNLGIYSLYSNGNTSTSYKELFTYKGKITNAANKETILARPYLANVSEHNLSRESWVPDQVSRFSITKSLVDAYLCSDGKPIDKSALYSESTYAAIFQNRDPRMIQTVLSPGTAWEGKDDGDQDSNPNAIFNLPKWDADKKGTVTGTGYYNLKYVEPTAVGVYNKDANDIHLLRYAEVLLTYAEARMEQGTLTQTDLDDTINKLRTRVGMVQMKITELNAWGMDLRTEIRRERRIELALEGHRYFDILRWKQGSLLAEDVKGIKKSLVPAYNQVYIATIPTDAQGYLIINSGRKFVEPKNYLWPVPLPQKDLNPNLIQPDGWK